From one Malus sylvestris chromosome 1, drMalSylv7.2, whole genome shotgun sequence genomic stretch:
- the LOC126597668 gene encoding ABC transporter G family member 6-like — MSARVADNQISPFFTSMELNDFPRPANGASPSLGQLLKHVGDVRKDVTGDGGETPAHHALDISDASLEPRSLPFVLSFNNLTYSVKIRRKFSLSGMLSGSNNLLGPATASDPVCGGDNLFTRTKTLLNDITGEAREGEILAVLGASGSGKSTLIDALANRIAKGSLKGTVSLNGEVLESRLLKVISAYVMQDDLLFPMLTVEETLMFAAEFRLPRALSKSKKKSRVQALIDQLGLRNAAKTIIGDEGHRGVSGGERRRVSIGIDIIHDPIILFLDEPTSGLDSTSAFMVVKVLQRIAQSGSIVVMSVHQPSYRILGLLDRLLFLTRGQTVYSGSPANLPSYFAEFGHPIPESENRTEFALDIIRELEGSPGGTKSLVEFNRTWLNKKHSNPNDASYRGASDARHVVPLREAISASISRGKLVSGATNNNPSPNSMVPTFANPIWVEMAVLANRSMKNARRLPELFGIRLGAVMVTGFILATMFWNLDNTPKGVQERLGFIAFAMSTTFYTCADALPVFLQERYIFMRETAYNAYRRSSYVLSHSLVALPSLVILSAAFSTTTFWAVGLDGGLSGFLFYFLIIFASFWAGSSFVTFLSGVVPHVMLGYTIVVAILAYFLLFSGFFITRDRIPAYWIWFHYLSLVKYPYEGVLQNEFQDPTKCFVRGVQIFDNTPLGTVPGAMKLKLLESMSKTLGVRITTSTCLTTGADILEQQGVTDLSKWNCLWITVAWGFLFRILFYFALLLGSKNKRR; from the coding sequence ATGTCGGCTCGCGTGGCGGACAATCAGATATCGCCGTTTTTCACTTCCATGGAGCTGAACGACTTCCCACGCCCCGCCAACGGCGCGTCGCCCTCGCTCGGCCAGCTACTGAAGCATGTTGGTGATGTACGCAAGGACGTCACAGGTGACGGCGGCGAGACTCCGGCGCACCATGCACTCGACATCTCCGACGCCAGCCTTGAGCCTCGCTCCTTGCCGTTCGTTCTCTCATTCAACAACCTCACTTACAGTGTCAAGATCCGCCGCAAGTTCAGCTTGTCGGGGATGTTATCCGGCTCCAATAACCTCCTCGGCCCCGCCACGGCTTCCGATCCCGTATGCGGTGGAGATAATCTTTTCACGAGGACGAAGACGCTGCTCAACGACATCACGGGAGAAGCGCGCGAGGGAGAGATTCTCGCGGTTCTTGGCGCGAGCGGGTCCGGTAAATCCACTTTGATCGACGCCTTAGCGAATCGGATCGCGAAAGGAAGCTTGAAAGGCACCGTCAGCTTAAACGGCGAGGTTCTTGAATCGCGGCTCCTGAAGGTGATATCCGCTTACGTCATGCAGGACGACCTCCTCTTCCCGATGCTCACAGTCGAAGAGACGCTCATGTTCGCCGCCGAGTTCCGCCTCCCGCGCGCGCTCTCGAAATCCAAGAAGAAGTCCCGCGTCCAGGCGTTGATCGACCAGCTCGGCCTCCGCAACGCGGCGAAGACGATCATTGGAGACGAAGGCCACCGCGGAGTCTCCGGCGGAGAGCGCCGCCGCGTCTCGATCGGAATCGACATCATCCACGACCCGATCATCCTCTTCCTCGATGAGCCGACCTCCGGCCTCGACTCCACGAGCGCATTCATGGTGGTGAAAGTCCTCCAGCGAATCGCTCAGAGCGGGAGCATTGTGGTGATGTCAGTGCACCAGCCTAGTTATCGGATCCTCGGCCTACTGGACCGGTTGCTCTTCCTGACCCGGGGCCAAACCGTTTACAGCGGGTCCCCCGCCAACTTACCTTCCTACTTCGCTGAGTTCGGGCACCCCATACCCGAGTCCGAGAACCGGACCGAGTTTGCGCTCGACATAATCCGAGAACTCGAAGGCTCGCCCGGCGGGACCAAAAGCTTGGTGGAGTTCAACAGAACCTGGCTTAACAAGAAACACTCGAACCCCAACGACGCGTCGTACAGAGGAGCATCCGACGCACGACACGTCGTTCCCCTCCGGGAGGCGATAAGCGCGAGCATTTCTCGCGGGAAATTGGTATCCggagccaccaacaacaacccGAGCCCCAACTCGATGGTCCCCACATTCGCGAACCCAATCTGGGTAGAGATGGCGGTGCTCGCCAACCGTTCGATGAAAAACGCAAGAAGATTGCCGGAGCTCTTCGGCATCCGCCTCGGCGCCGTCATGGTCACCGGATTCATCCTCGCCACCATGTTCTGGAACCTCGATAACACCCCCAAAGGCGTCCAGGAGCGCCTCGGATTCATCGCATTTGCCATGTCCACCACCTTCTACACCTGCGCCGACGCTCTCCCCGTCTTCCTCCAGGAACGCTACATATTCATGCGCGAAACGGCCTATAACGCCTACCGCCGATCCTCCTACGTCCTGTCGCATTCTCTAGTGGCGCTTCCGTCGCTGGTTATTCTCTCGGCGGCGTTCTCAACGACGACGTTTTGGGCGGTGGGGCTCGACGGCGGACTGTCCGGCTTCTTATTCTACTTTCTGATAATATTCGCGTCGTTCTGGGCGGGGAGTTCCTTCGTCACGTTTCTGTCGGGGGTGGTCCCACACGTGATGCTCGGGTACACGATCGTAGTCGCAATACTGGCCTACTTCCTCCTCTTCAGCGGCTTCTTCATCACTCGCGATAGAATCCCGGCCTACTGGATTTGGTTCCACTACTTGTCTTTAGTGAAGTATCCCTACGAGGGGGTGTTGCAGAACGAGTTCCAGGACCCCACAAAGTGTTTCGTTCGCGGGGTCCAAATCTTCGACAACACCCCGCTGGGGACGGTGCCGGGGGCGATGAAGCTGAAGCTGCTGGAGAGCATGAGCAAGACGCTGGGGGTGCGGATCACGACTTCCACGTGTCTGACGACGGGGGCGGATATTTTGGAGCAGCAGGGGGTGACGGATTTGAGCAAGTGGAACTGCCTCTGGATCACGGTGGCTTGGGGGTTTCTGTTTAGGATTCTGTTTTACTTTGCCTTGTTGCTTGGCAGCAAGAACAAGAGGCGGTAA
- the LOC126597581 gene encoding protein RDM16-like, with the protein MEKGKSSKRDRRDRDRDYDKHRSRDADEKRSSKDTDYHRHHHRSDRDSKREPRDHKSRRERSREPSEDGRDVSRDHRERSYEPRAEREGSRERSRHREAKRERSEEREESKRKRKERERSEGRDGDRDGLEDKKRSRVSEGERRERKRFEEDGQEVNGDQRKSRRFDDPRVKEEDGENGGAVGRRTELNVNASEVNVKKVEVGEDQIGNFQSVAAPPNGSGWVGNGAALEPAMTSRTMPETSFAPNHPLPTKVSSIPTTNENKGVSITRSHEVHGNSSTDGTSSTAGKSANLSLGDVEKIKRTLQKQKELTEKLKKLNQLKKGGNASKDASHNLETKEALKPPSTTGGILHAPAPSTAGGTAASVATFDSSALPISAAAIPNFEAVKRAQELAAQMGFRHDPEFSPLINVFPGQVATDVAAPQKPTKAPVLRLDALGREIDEHGNLVNVTKPNNLSTLKVNINKQKKEAFQILKPELDVDPEKNPHFDPDVGISKKFLRPKRMGFAFVEEGKWTKDAELIKLKSKFGEAQAKEQRAKQQQFAKARAAPDINPNLIEVGERVITKEKPKDPIPEIEWWDVPLLHSGTYNEVIDGTVAEEKLKMEKITIYIEHPQPIEPPTEPAPPPPQPLKLTKKEQKKLRTQKRLAREKDRQEMIRQGLLEPPKPKVKMSNLMKVLGSEATQDPTRLEKEIRSAAAEREQAHADRNIARKLTPAERREKKERKLFDDPNNVETIVSVYRINELSHPKARFKIDVNARENRLTGSCVISDGINVAVVEGGSKSIKRYAKVMLRRINWAEAVKEEEEDDDVEDDKPPNKCVLVWQGSVARPSFNRFYVHECMTEAAARKIFADAGVAHYWDLAVNFQDDN; encoded by the exons ATGGAGAAAGGCAAATCGAGCAAACGCGACCGCAGGGATCGAGACAGAGACTACGATAAGCATCGCAGCCGTGACGCCGATGAAAAGCGATCGTCAAAGGACACCGATtaccaccgccaccaccatcGATCGGACCGCGATTCCAAGCGCGAGCCCCGCGACCACAAATCTCGTCGGGAACGGTCACGCGAGCCCAGTGAAGACGGCAGGGATGTCTCGCGGGACCACCGCGAGCGGTCCTACGAGCCCAGGGCCGAGAGGGAAGGGAGCAGAGAGAGGTCCAGGCATCGGGAAGCGAAACGCGAGAGGTCGGAGGAGCGAGAGGAATCGAAGCGTAAgaggaaagagagggagaggagtGAGGGTAGAGATGGCGATCGTGATGGTTTAGAAGATAAGAAGAGGTCCAGGGTTTCGGagggggagaggagagagaggaagcgATTCGAGGAAGATGGTCAGGAAGTGAATGGAGATCAGAGAAAGAGTAGGAGGTTTGATGACCCCCGAGTCAAGGAAGAGGATGGAGAGAATGGTGGAGCTGTTGGACGGAGAACTGAATTGAATGTGAATGCGAGTGAGGTTAATGTTAAGAAAGTAGAAGTTGGGGAGGATCAGATTGGCAATTTCCAGAGCGTCGCCGCCCCCCCAAATGGGAGTGGTTGGGTGGGTAAT GGTGCTGCTCTGGAACCTGCTATGACATCAAGGACTATGCCTGAGACCTCTTTTGCTCCCAATCATCCCCTTCCTACCAAGGTATCTTCAATTCCTACAACAAATGAAAATAAGGGAGTTAGTATTACCAGATCTCATGAGGTTCATGGAAACTCTAGTACAGATGGAACATCTTCAACTGCTGGGAAAAGTGCGAATCTGTCTCTTGGTGATGTAGAAAAAATTAAGAGAACTTTACAAAAGCAGAAGGAATTGACTGAGAAGCTGAAGAAGCTTAACCAG TTGAAGAAGGGCGGCAATGCAAGCAAAGATGCTAGCCATAACTTGGAAACGAAGGAGGCACTGAAACCACCATCTACCACTGGTGGGATACTACATGCACCGgctccatcaacagctggtggTACAGCTGCTTCTGTGGCAACATTTGATTCATCTGCACTACCCATTTCTGCAGCAGCCATTCCCAATTTTGAAGCTGTAAAACGTGCACAAGAGCTTGCTGCTCAGATGGGGTTCCGTCATGACCCCGAGTTTTCTCCTCTTATAAACGTGTTTCCCGGACAAGTGGCAACTGATGTTGCTGCCCCTCAGAAGCCTACTAAGGCCCCTGTTCTTCGTCTTGATGCCCTTGGAAGGGAAATAGATGAGCACGGAAATTTAGTGAATGTGACCAAACCAAACAACCTCAGCACTCTTAAG GTCAACATTAACAAACAGAAGAAAGAAGCATTCCAGATTCTAAAACCTGAATTGGATGTGGATCCTGAAAAGAATCCTCATTTTGATCCGGATGTGGGCATCAGTAAAAAATTTTTGAGGCCAAAGAGGATGGGTTTTGCATTTGTAGAGGAAGGAAAATGGACAAAAGATGCTGAGCTTATAAAATTAAAG AGTAAATTTGGAGAAGCACAAGCCAAAGAGCAAAGAGCAAAGCAGCAACAGTTTGCAAAGGCAAGGGCAGCGCCAGATATTAATCCAAATTTGATAGAGGTAGGAGAGAGAGTTATCACCAAAGAAAAGCCAAAGGATCCAATTCCTGAAATCGAGTGGTG GGATGTGCCCCTCTTGCACTCTGGTACTTATAATGAAGTCATCGATGGTACAGTAGCTGAAGAAAAATTAAAGATGGAAAAAATCACAATCTATATTGAGCATCCTCAACCTATTGAGCCCCCTACTGAGCCAGCTCCTCCACCGCCTCAACCTCTGAAGTTGACCAAGAAGGAACAGAAAAAACTACGTACACAGAAACGTCTGGCCAGAGAGAAAGATAGGCAGGAGATGATTAGACAAGGCCTACTTGAGCCTCCAAAGCCAAAAGTTAAAATGAGTAATTTGATGAAAGTTCTTGGCTCTGAAGCAACCCAAGATCCAACCAGGCTTGAAAAGGAGATCCGGAGTGCAGCTGCTGAACGTGAACAAGCTCATGCAGACAGGAATATAGCACGCAAGCTCACTCCTGCCGAACGACGcgagaagaaagaaaggaagcTTTTTGATGACCCAAATAACGTGGAGACCATAGTCTCAGTTTACAGGATCAATGAGCTGTCGCATCCAAAGGCCCGCTTCAAGATAGATGTTAATGCGCGAGAGAACCGGCTGACTGGATCTTGTGTGATATCAGATGGTATTAATGTTGCGGTTGTTGAAGGTGGAAGCAAGTCTATTAAGAGGTATGCTAAGGTTATGCTTAGGCGCATAAACTGGGCTGAAGCAgtaaaagaagaggaagaagatgatgatgttGAAGATGACAAGCCTCCTAACAAGTGCGTGTTAGTATGGCAAGGAAGTGTTGCCAGACCGAGCTTCAATAGATTTTATGTTCATGAATGCATGACCGAAGCTGCTGCCCGGAAGATTTTTGCTGATGCTGGCGTTGCTCATTACTGGGATCTTGCGGTCAACTTCCAAGATGATAATTAG
- the LOC126600601 gene encoding uncharacterized protein LOC126600601 isoform X1: MAGLFDKQADLYLDSRPAYPKEWYSKLADLTPHHSLAWDVGTGNGQAAIGVAEHYKQVIGTDVSESQLQRAMPHPLVRYAHTPLTMTDDELIALIGGESSVDLVTVAQAVHWFDLPKFYSLVSRLLKPGGVLAVWCYNHIEVCPEFDPIVKRLEDTSLPYYHRNIQYVFDGYKTLPFPFQSAGFGCEGSPLALDIPKKLSFEGFLKMVRSWSAVNTAKEQGVDLLPEKLVKEFEVAWGGTKLVRSVSYKAFMLAGKVKV; encoded by the exons ATGGCAGGTTTGTTTGACAAGCAAGCAGATTTGTACTTGGATTCAAGGCCAGCTTATCCCAAAGAATGGTACTCTAAATTGGCAGATCTCACTCCTCACCACTCTCTCGCTTGGGATGTCGGAACCGGCAACGGCCAAGCCGCTATCGGT GTTGCTGAGCACTATAAACAAGTGATTGGAACCGATGTGAGTGAATCCCAGCTGCAGCGTGCAATGCCACATCCACTTGTTCGATATGCCCACACGCCGTTAACCATGACAGACGACGAATTAATAGCCTTGATCGGGGGAGAAAGTTCAGTTGACTTGGTGACTGTGGCTCAAGCTGTGCACTGGTTCGACCTACCAAAATTCTACAGTCTTGTTTCGCGGCTTCTGAAGCCAGGAGGCGTGTTGGCGGTTTGGTGCTACAATCACATCGAAGTTTGTCCCGAATTTGATCCTATTGTGAAGCGACTTGAGGATACAAGCCTTCCCTATTATCATCGTAACATCCAGTACGTGTTTGATGGTTACAAGAcgcttccttttccttttcagaGCGCTGGTTTCGGATGCGAGGGGAGTCCATTGGCTCTGGACATTCCAAAGAAGTTATCTTTCGAAGGGTTTTTGAAGATGGTACGGTCATGGTCTGCAGTTAATACAGCCAAAGAACAAGGGGTGGATTTGTTGCCCGAAAAGTTGGTTAAAGAGTTTGAGGTTGCTTGGGGCGGCACCAAATTAGTCAGGTCTGTCAGCTACAAGGCTTTTATGCTCGCCGGAAAAGTTAAGGTGTGA